A stretch of Pristiophorus japonicus isolate sPriJap1 chromosome 12, sPriJap1.hap1, whole genome shotgun sequence DNA encodes these proteins:
- the LOC139277191 gene encoding uncharacterized protein isoform X2, whose protein sequence is MEGKSYKDALKHDRLFFTNEGGLSETLLNQIIVYLAKTDPPVLNNRELDMLRNPKMEKHNRSATLLDCLSRKGEESWSHFYRALKMYDLYLYQQIPSQRKTGNRLNYVNKRNAAEIEKCPHPLQREDIYVKKLKDDHLHFTNDGCISEEILLQVINELRYHEPPVLNRPEADKFLNDAHDLHLRVTDLLNALVNKGEEACGFFYAAYKELNPLGYMELPSTKKGGGNRLELF, encoded by the exons ATGGAGG GAAAGAGTTACAAGGATGCACTGAAACATGACAGACTTTTCTTTACAAATGAAGGCGGCCTCTCTGAAACCTTATTGAATCAGATTATTGTATATTTGGCGAAAACAGACCCTCCTGTACTGAACAACAGAGAACTTGACATG TTACGAAACCCTAAAATGGAAAAACACAATCGCTCAGCCACACTTCTTGACTGTTTATCACGAAAAGGTGAAGAAAGCTGGAGTCATTTTTATAGAGCATTAAAAATGTATGATTTGTATCTGTACCAACAGATTCCCAGCCAAAGAAAGACAG GCAATCGGCTTAATTATGTTAATAAACGAAATGCAGCAGAAATTGAAAAATGTCCACACCCTCTGCAAAGAGAAG ACATCTATGTAAAAAAGCTAAAAGATGATCATTTACATTTCACAAATGATGGGTGCATCAGTGAGGAAATCCTGCTTCAAGTGATAAATGAACTTCGATACCACGAACCACCGGTACTTAATAGACCCGAGGCTGACAAG TTTTTAAATGACGCTCATGACTTGCACCTTCGGGTTACAGACCTGCTAAACGCATTGGTGAACAAGGGAGAAGAAGCTTGTGGTTTCTTCTATGCCGCCTACAAAGAACTGAATCCTCTGGGATACATGGAATTACCAAGTACTAAAAAAGGAG
- the LOC139277191 gene encoding caspase recruitment domain-containing protein 19-like isoform X4 has product MEGKSYKDALKHDRLFFTNEGGLSETLLNQIIVYLAKTDPPVLNNRELDMLRNPKMEKHNRSATLLDCLSRKGEESWSHFYRALKMYDLYLYQQIPSQRKTDIYVKKLKDDHLHFTNDGCISEEILLQVINELRYHEPPVLNRPEADKFLNDAHDLHLRVTDLLNALVNKGEEACGFFYAAYKELNPLGYMELPSTKKGGNAMSTFPLQLQK; this is encoded by the exons ATGGAGG GAAAGAGTTACAAGGATGCACTGAAACATGACAGACTTTTCTTTACAAATGAAGGCGGCCTCTCTGAAACCTTATTGAATCAGATTATTGTATATTTGGCGAAAACAGACCCTCCTGTACTGAACAACAGAGAACTTGACATG TTACGAAACCCTAAAATGGAAAAACACAATCGCTCAGCCACACTTCTTGACTGTTTATCACGAAAAGGTGAAGAAAGCTGGAGTCATTTTTATAGAGCATTAAAAATGTATGATTTGTATCTGTACCAACAGATTCCCAGCCAAAGAAAGACAG ACATCTATGTAAAAAAGCTAAAAGATGATCATTTACATTTCACAAATGATGGGTGCATCAGTGAGGAAATCCTGCTTCAAGTGATAAATGAACTTCGATACCACGAACCACCGGTACTTAATAGACCCGAGGCTGACAAG TTTTTAAATGACGCTCATGACTTGCACCTTCGGGTTACAGACCTGCTAAACGCATTGGTGAACAAGGGAGAAGAAGCTTGTGGTTTCTTCTATGCCGCCTACAAAGAACTGAATCCTCTGGGATACATGGAATTACCAAGTACTAAAAAAGGAG GAAATGCAATGTCGACTTTTCCTTTACAGCTTCAGAAGTAA
- the LOC139277191 gene encoding uncharacterized protein isoform X1, translating to MEGKSYKDALKHDRLFFTNEGGLSETLLNQIIVYLAKTDPPVLNNRELDMLRNPKMEKHNRSATLLDCLSRKGEESWSHFYRALKMYDLYLYQQIPSQRKTGNRLNYVNKRNAAEIEKCPHPLQREDIYVKKLKDDHLHFTNDGCISEEILLQVINELRYHEPPVLNRPEADKFLNDAHDLHLRVTDLLNALVNKGEEACGFFYAAYKELNPLGYMELPSTKKGGNAMSTFPLQLQK from the exons ATGGAGG GAAAGAGTTACAAGGATGCACTGAAACATGACAGACTTTTCTTTACAAATGAAGGCGGCCTCTCTGAAACCTTATTGAATCAGATTATTGTATATTTGGCGAAAACAGACCCTCCTGTACTGAACAACAGAGAACTTGACATG TTACGAAACCCTAAAATGGAAAAACACAATCGCTCAGCCACACTTCTTGACTGTTTATCACGAAAAGGTGAAGAAAGCTGGAGTCATTTTTATAGAGCATTAAAAATGTATGATTTGTATCTGTACCAACAGATTCCCAGCCAAAGAAAGACAG GCAATCGGCTTAATTATGTTAATAAACGAAATGCAGCAGAAATTGAAAAATGTCCACACCCTCTGCAAAGAGAAG ACATCTATGTAAAAAAGCTAAAAGATGATCATTTACATTTCACAAATGATGGGTGCATCAGTGAGGAAATCCTGCTTCAAGTGATAAATGAACTTCGATACCACGAACCACCGGTACTTAATAGACCCGAGGCTGACAAG TTTTTAAATGACGCTCATGACTTGCACCTTCGGGTTACAGACCTGCTAAACGCATTGGTGAACAAGGGAGAAGAAGCTTGTGGTTTCTTCTATGCCGCCTACAAAGAACTGAATCCTCTGGGATACATGGAATTACCAAGTACTAAAAAAGGAG GAAATGCAATGTCGACTTTTCCTTTACAGCTTCAGAAGTAA
- the LOC139277191 gene encoding uncharacterized protein isoform X3, with protein sequence MEGKSYKDALKHDRLFFTNEGGLSETLLNQIIVYLAKTDPPVLNNRELDMLRNPKMEKHNRSATLLDCLSRKGEESWSHFYRALKMYDLYLYQQIPSQRKTGNRLNYVNKRNAAEIEKCPHPLQREDIYVKKLKDDHLHFTNDGCISEEILLQVINELRYHEPPVLNRPEADKFLNDAHDLHLRVTDLLNALVNKGEEACGFFYAAYKELNPLGYMELPSTKKGASEVKD encoded by the exons ATGGAGG GAAAGAGTTACAAGGATGCACTGAAACATGACAGACTTTTCTTTACAAATGAAGGCGGCCTCTCTGAAACCTTATTGAATCAGATTATTGTATATTTGGCGAAAACAGACCCTCCTGTACTGAACAACAGAGAACTTGACATG TTACGAAACCCTAAAATGGAAAAACACAATCGCTCAGCCACACTTCTTGACTGTTTATCACGAAAAGGTGAAGAAAGCTGGAGTCATTTTTATAGAGCATTAAAAATGTATGATTTGTATCTGTACCAACAGATTCCCAGCCAAAGAAAGACAG GCAATCGGCTTAATTATGTTAATAAACGAAATGCAGCAGAAATTGAAAAATGTCCACACCCTCTGCAAAGAGAAG ACATCTATGTAAAAAAGCTAAAAGATGATCATTTACATTTCACAAATGATGGGTGCATCAGTGAGGAAATCCTGCTTCAAGTGATAAATGAACTTCGATACCACGAACCACCGGTACTTAATAGACCCGAGGCTGACAAG TTTTTAAATGACGCTCATGACTTGCACCTTCGGGTTACAGACCTGCTAAACGCATTGGTGAACAAGGGAGAAGAAGCTTGTGGTTTCTTCTATGCCGCCTACAAAGAACTGAATCCTCTGGGATACATGGAATTACCAAGTACTAAAAAAGGAG CTTCAGAAGTAAAAGACTGA